A portion of the Saimiri boliviensis isolate mSaiBol1 chromosome 1, mSaiBol1.pri, whole genome shotgun sequence genome contains these proteins:
- the PELO gene encoding protein pelota homolog: MKLVRKNIEKDNAGQVTLVPEEPEDMWHTYNLVQVGDSLRASTIRKVQTESSTGSVGSNRVRTTLTLCVEAIDFDSQACQLRVKGTNIQENEYVKMGAYHTIELEPNRQFTLAKKQWDSVVLERIEQACDPAWSADVAAVVMQEGLAHICLVTPSMTLTRAKVEVNIPRKRKGNCSQHDRALERFYEQVVQAIQRHIHFDVVKCVLVASPGFVREQFCDYMFQQAVKTDNKLLLENRSKFLQVHASSGHKYSLKEALCDPTVASRLSDTKAAGEVKALDDFYKMLQHEPDRAFYGLKQVEKANEAMAIDTLLISDELFRHQDVATRSRYVRLVDSVKENAGTVRIFSSLHVSGEQLSQLTGVAAILRFPVPELSDQEDDSSSEED, from the exons ATGAAGCTCGTGAGGAAGAACATAGAGAAAGACAATGCGGGCCAGGTAACCCTGGTCCCCGAGGAGCCTGAGGACATGTGGCACACTTACAACCTCGTGCAGGTGGGTGACAGCCTGCGCGCCTCCACCATCCGCAAGGTGCAGACCGAGTCCTCCACGGGCAGCGTGGGCAGCAACCGGGTCCGCACTACCCTCACTCTCTGCGTGGAGGCCATCGACTTCGACTCTCAAGCCTGCCAGCTGCGGGTGAAGGGGACCAACATCCAAGAGAATGAGTATGTCAAGATGGGGGCTTACCACACCATCGAGCTGGAGCCCAACCGCCAGTTCACCCTGGCCAAGAAACAGTGGGATAGTGTGGTTCTCGAGCGCATCGAGCAGGCCTGTGACCCAGCTTGGAGCGCGGATGTGGCGGCTGTGGTCATGCAGGAAGGCCTCGCCCATATCTGCTTAGTCACTCCCAGCATGACCCTCACTCGGGCCAAGGTGGAGGTGAACATTCCTAGGAAAAGGAAAGGCAATTGCTCTCAGCATGACCGGGCCTTGGAGCGGTTCTATGAACAGGTGGTCCAGGCTATCCAGCGCCACATACACTTTGATGTTGTCAAGTGCGTCCTGGTGGCCAGCCCAGGATTTGTGAGGGAGCAGTTCTGCGACTACATGTTTCAACAAGCCGTGAAGACTGACAACAAACTGCTCTTGGAAAACCGATCCAAATTTCTTCAG GTACATGCCTCCTCTGGACACAAGTACTCCCTGAAAGAGGCCCTTTGTGACCCTACTGTAGCTAGCCGCCTTTCAGATACTAAAGCTGCTGGGGAAGTCAAAGCCTTGGATGACTTCTATAAAATGTTACAACATGAACCAGATCGAGCTTTCTATGGACTCAAGCAGGTAGAGAAGGCCAATGAAGCCATGGCAATTGACACATTGCTCATCAGTGATGAGCTCTTCAGGCATCAGGATGTAGCCACACGGAGCCGATATGTGAGGCTGGTGGACAGTGTGAAAGAGAATGCAGGCACTGTTAGGATATTCTCTAGTCTTCACGTTTCTGGGGAACAGCTGAGCCAGTTGACTGGAGTAGCTGCCATTCTCCGCTTCCCTGTTCCCGAACTCTCTGACCAAGAGGATGATTCCAGTTCTGAAGAGGATTAA